In the Pongo abelii isolate AG06213 chromosome 18, NHGRI_mPonAbe1-v2.0_pri, whole genome shotgun sequence genome, aatttttgtatttttagtagagatggggtttcactatgttggtcaggctggtctgaaactcttgacctcgtgacatgcccgccttgacctcccaaagtgctgagattacaggcgtgagccactgtgcctggcgagttttgtatttttaatagagatggggttttgccatgttggccaggctggtcttgaactcctggcctcaagtaatccacctgcctcagcctcctgaagtgctgggattacaggcatgagccaccgtgcccagcctaccccCAGCCTTTCTGTGCCCCTCTGGACAGGGGTACCCTGTTCCCCCAAGCTGAGGCTCTTGGGCTCAGATGCTAGGATGTATCTCACCTCCACCATTTACCCAACATGATCTGGGGCAGGTCAgttctccctgggcctcagtttgctcGTTGGTGAGTGGAGTCAATAATAGTTCCACTCATGGCATTATCTGGAGGTCAAGATGAGATAGTTCATGATGACCCAAAACGAGATCCCTGGTGTCTGGGACCCAGGGGCTGCCCCATGACTGGCATGGTTGCTGAGGGAGGGCTGGATTCACCCTTGCTGGGAGGTCACGAAAGAGTGCGTCAGGCTCTGCCCTCTGGGAGGGGGTTGTTAAGCCCAGGTGGGCACAGAGGGATATTCTGAGGGACTGTCTGgccctgtgccttttttttttttcttttaaagatgcagttgcggccaggcgcggtggctcacacctgtaatcccagcactttgggaggccgaggcgggcggatcacgaggtcaggagatcgagaccatcctggctaacatggtgaaaccccgtctctactaaaaatacaaaaaattagccgggcatagtggcgggcacctgtagtcccagctactcgggaggctgaggcaggagaatggcgtgaacccgggaggaggagcttgcagtgagccaggattgcaccactgcacttcagcctgggcaacagagccagactccgtctcaaaaaaaaaaaaaaaaaagatgcagtttcgctcttgttgcccaggctggagtgcaatgacgcaatcttggctcgctgcaacctccgcctcccaggttcaagcgattctcctgccttagcctctcaagtagctgggattacaggtgcctgccaccatacccagctaattttttgtatttttcgtagagatggggtttcactatgttggccaggccggtcttgaattcctgacctcaggtgatctgcctgccttggcctcccaacgtgctgggattacaggtgtgagccaccacatccggccaagGATCTGGGCCATTTAAGTGGAGTGCTGAAGGGTAAGTAGGCGTTAGCCAGGCTAAGAAGGAGGGAATGATGCTCTaggcacagacacacagaggcagGCAAAGCCACAGGCTGTTGGTTTAGGCAAAAATTGAGACTGGCTGGATAAAGTGGTCTTGGGGGACCATCACCAGAGAAGAGGCGCTGGAGGTCTGCAAGGCCTTGTCCTGCCCCTCCAGGGGTAGAGGCTCCAGGAGGGGCTGACTCTTTCTCCTGGAAGCCTCACAGAACCGCAGACCCCAGGGATGGCTTGGTGTTGCCAACATGAGGCTTCTAAGGCTTTTGCGGGGAGATGGGTTGGTGGGGAGAAGCTGGGGGTGGCAGTGGACAGGACAGGGTGTGGGGACAGCTTTGGGAGCTGTGCTAGGCAAGGACAAGGGACAACTCTTGGGGGGAGTCACCCAGAGGGGTCTTGAATGGTGCTGAAGGCCCCCGACAGCCCTCCTGCTATAGCCACTGTAGCTCTGCCTGCACCTGGGCCTTTGCTCTGCTGTCGTCCCACCGGCAGGAGTCTGGCTAAAGGGGCATCCCTCAGCCCTACTCCCTCATCAGTGTTCCCAGTACCCCCTCCCTGGCACTTCCACTCCTGGGGGGAGGAGGCTGAGCAGGCAGAGAATGGGACGTGTCCCCCCAGAGGAGCCTCCAGCCCAGTTCCAGCCAGCGGCCCACTCAGTGAGGTGCTCAAGTACCCACGTCCCCCGCCAGCTGCCAGggttccctctcctccctccgtccctcccccCATCTGGGGAGCCCAGCGGTACTGAGGGGGCGGAACGAGGCGGGGCCACCGAGCGGTTATAGCTGGGCCTGCAGGGGACCCACGGCTCGCCTCCAGCCTCCTGCGCTCCGGTACCCGGGCGTCCCAACTCCACTGCGCGCCCAAACCCAGCCGAGCCGGTTTGTGGCCCGCCCCGCCGGGCGGCCGTCGACGCGAGCGCCCTGGCGCGGGGCCCAGGGGAGCGGGGGGCTCCCGCGAGCCGGCCGCGGCTGgcactgctgctgctcctgctcctgctgccGCTGCCCTCCGGCGCGTGGTACAAGCACGTGGCGAGTCCCCGCTACCACACGGTGGGCCGCGCCGCTGGCCTGCTCATGGGGCTGCGTCGCTCACCCTATCTGTGGCGCCGCGCGCTGCGCGCGGCCGCCGGGCCCCTGGCCAGGGACACCCTCTCCCCCGAACCCGCCGCCCGCGAGGCTCCTCTCCTGCTGCCCTCGTGGGTTCAGGAGCTGTGGGAGACGCGACGCAGGAGCTCCCAGGCAGGGATCCCCGTCCGTGCGCCCCGGAGCCCGCGCGCCCCAGAGCCTGCGCTGGAACCGGAGTCCCTGGACTTCAGCGGAGCCGGCCAGGTACGTGAGAGGGGAGGAGGCCTGGACCGCCGCGGGCAAGGGGGTCTCGGGAGGTCTGAGCCGGAGCACGGAGCCGCGCGTTCAGGTGGCACCCTCGGGCCCTTCCATTCCCTGCTCCGCGCCCAGAAAAGCTTTCCCTGGGCAAGCTCGACCCTGGCACCCGGGGGCGGTGGTGGAGGGCCACAGCCTCCTCCCCACGGCCTTGCTGTGTTCTCGCTAGAGACTTCGGAGAGACGTCTCCCGCCCAGCCGTGGCCCCCGCAGCAAACCGCCTTGGCCTGCCCCGCCTGGCCCCCGGACCGTTCTGACAGCGTCCCCCGCCCCCGGCGCCTCCGCGCCTGACCCAGGAGGAGTGGCAGCGCGCTTCCAGGAGCCGCTCACAGACCCGGCCTGCCGTCCGGTCAATAAAATCCGCCTGACTTCTGCGCCCCCGCATGCGACCCCTTCGTTTGCTTGTGTACTTTGCCGTCTAGCTCAGGGCGCAGACAGGCGCGCCCACGCCCTGGCAAATGTCAGGGGCCCCTCCCTCGCCGACCAGAGGAAGCGCCGGGCACTCAGCATTCATTTCAAACCTGGATCTCCCGGCACCCCCTCCCTCCCTTAGCCAAAGGCTTCCGCAGAGGATTAAGAACCCCTGGTCCCCTTTTTCTGGGTCATGCCCCGGGAGGAGGGGCCCCTCCACCTGAGCCCCACCttgcttcttgctttttttttttttttgagatggagtctctctttgtcgcccaggctggagtgcaatggcgcgatctcggcttactgcaacctccacctcccaggttcaagcgattctcctgcctcagcctcctgagtagctgggattacaggcacccaccatgatgcccagctaatttttgtatttttgtagagacaaagtttcaccatgttggccgggctggtcttgaactcctgatctcaggtgatccgcccagctcagcctccctcccaaagtgctgggattacaggcatgagccacggcgcccggccgctcctctgccttttttttttttttttttttgagacggagtctcgctctgttgcccaggctggagtgcagtggcgtaatctcggctcactgcaagctccgtctccggggttcacgccattctcctgcctcagcctcctgagtagctgggactacaggcgcctgccacctcgcccagataattttttgtatttttagttgagatggggtttcaccgtgttagccaggatggtctcgatctcctgacctcgtgatccacccgcctcggcctcccaaagtgctgggattacaggcgtgagccaccgggcccggcctgcTGCTCTGCCTTTTATCCCCCTCTGCATGTGCTTCTGGTCACCGGCTCCAGCCCCCCCACATAAATGTGCCCTGCCATCTTGAACACCGAGGACCTCCGTCCACCAGGCCCCCTCCAGTTACCCTCCCAAGGGTCTGGGCCTCTTCTCCCTCCCGCTGCCTCTTCAACCCTCTCTAATCTTCTCTGGGACTCCAACGACTGTCCTGGACCCCAAACCACCAAGGTCACATGCCCTGATGCAGCCCACCCTTGGAGCCCTCCTGTGGCCATGTGGCAGGGTCCCCCCTTGGAGCCACCCAGCAAGGATTGGGGGAGAGGTGGTCCTGGGCCTGGCTCCAGGATGCCCTGTGGAaccagctccccacccccacttcgGAAGCCCCCTTCCCCTCGCTGGTAGGTCCTTTCCATCTCCAAGTTGTGTCTGTCTCGCAAATGTGGGTGCTTTTTATCTCCACCCcttcaattctttttctttttctttttttttttttttttttgagacagagtctccagcCCATGCTGAAgaggcactatctcggctcactgcaacctccacctctctgcctccccagctcagatgattctcccgcctcagcctccccagtagctgggattacaggtgcccgctaacatgcctagctaatttttgtattttttttttttttttttgacacagagtcttgcactgttgcccgggcaggagtgcagtggcgtgatctccgctcactgcaagctccgcctcccgggttcacgccattctcctgcctcagcctcctgaatagctgggactacaggcacctgccactatgcctggctaattttttgtacttttttttttttttttgagacggagtcttgctctgtcgcccaggctggagtgcagtggcgcgatctcggctcactgcaagctccgcctcccgggttcacgccattcttctgcctcagcctctggagtagctggaactacaggcgcctgccaccacgcccagctaattttttgtattt is a window encoding:
- the NPW gene encoding neuropeptide W, producing the protein MSALAGLHGLALSDETRDNWFESQMNKGSCLSLGLQGTHGSPPASCAPVPGRPNSTARPNPAEPVCGPPRRAAVDASALARGPGERGAPASRPRLALLLLLLLLPLPSGAWYKHVASPRYHTVGRAAGLLMGLRRSPYLWRRALRAAAGPLARDTLSPEPAAREAPLLLPSWVQELWETRRRSSQAGIPVRAPRSPRAPEPALEPESLDFSGAGQRLRRDVSRPAVAPAANRLGLPRLAPGPF